A stretch of Spodoptera frugiperda isolate SF20-4 chromosome 6, AGI-APGP_CSIRO_Sfru_2.0, whole genome shotgun sequence DNA encodes these proteins:
- the LOC118267460 gene encoding DNA repair protein REV1 encodes MRRGDEKFPDNGFEAWGGYMHAKIAKLEEQFSARAGTEDIITNIFNGVSIYVNGFTIPSADELKVLMTKHGGIYHTYQRSDDYIIASNLPDTKVKNMSLVKVVKPEWITDSIASNRLLDYRDYLLYKNSRTQRQLNFKKVLKNDNSSLSETKNFNCEAGSLFPNEIQNTLLGENNLGDITMHKNETESKPIPNDPLPSTSNTVLLEKSKENNISVDLNQHKPSTVAKTAADPNFISEFYNNSRLHHISQLGACFKQHVNDLRENSNFLFPAREDLKKSILAKYDYNNFSQLKFEKNKVIMHIDMDCFFVSVGLRNRPDLRGKPIAVTHSKGGQGRPKRPGVDRSTEFGLYKQKQMKKLGIATGKPEDEIVFETRVDNITDEDDKYGSMSEIASCSYEARAKGIKNGMFMGAALRLCPNLETIPYDFDGYKEVAYTLYNTIAQYTLDIEAVSCDEMYVDCTELLADMNVNVQSFASMLREEIKRKTGCPCSTGFGGNRLQARLATKKAKPDGQFFLTEDLVEDFIFEIKLSDLPGVGRQTAQKLESLGHVTCGSLQTLTLATLKCQLGIKTGAQLFDQCRGRDPTPLTFHTVRKSVSAEVNYGIRFENENQCIEFLKQLSAEVHSRMQQFKVIGKCITLKLMVRDEEAPVETAKFMGHGFCNVINKSTSLSTATNDVEIITREVISICKKQNIDPKEMRGIGIQVTKLELINSKPSKGSISKFLTNNKVVKKETEVKSELNTDSKMFEVAESIKKPVTNESYGSTSPKKSPVAKRRGRPPKSMKTQLSSTKNAMSKFLQGQNVTRDLPYKDPMIRDVPKEVPHNIEQPRPKGLIGLPWDKVRELLRAWLESGQSPLQCDVDMIVAYLQEMVVNKNTEKLFVLMNFLRRMTKEIGRNDWLKVYDHVTEQVQNAMIAVYGKRLFISD; translated from the coding sequence atgaGACGTGGAGATGAAAAGTTCCCAGATAATGGCTTCGAAGCCTGGGGTGGTTATATGCATGCTAAAATTGCCAAATTGGAAGAACAGTTTAGTGCAAGAGCTGGAACAGAGGATATCATAACTAACATTTTTAATGGCGTGAGTATTTATGTAAATGGATTTACTATTCCTTCTGCAGATGAATTAAAAGTTTTGATGACCAAGCATGGAGGTATTTACCACACTTACCAAAGAAGTGACGATTATATCATTGCTTCAAACTTACCTGATACTAAGGTAAAAAATATGTCTCTCGTTAAAGTTGTGAAACCTGAATGGATTACTGACAGTATAGCCTCCAACCGCTTGCTAGATTACAGAgactatttactttataaaaactCCAGAACTCAAAGACAGCTGAACTTTAAAAAAGTTCTAAAAAATGATAATTCTTCTCTTAGTGaaacaaagaattttaattgTGAGGCTGGAAGTCTATTTCcaaatgaaatacaaaatacattattgGGAGAAAATAATTTAGGCGACATAACAATGCATAAAAATGAAACAGAATCTAAACCGATTCCAAATGATCCTTTACCGTCTACATCCAATACGGTTCTGTtagaaaaaagtaaagaaaataacattagtGTGGACTTAAATCAACATAAGCCCAGTACAGTGGCTAAAACAGCAGCAGACCCAAATTTCATTTCagaattttacaataattcaaGACTACATCACATCTCACAATTAGGGGCATGTTTTAAACAACATGTTAATGATTTAAGAGAAAATAGTAACTTCTTATTTCCTGCTAGagaggatttaaaaaaatctattttagctAAATATGATTATAACAATTTCTCTCAGTTAAAATTCGAGAAAAATAAAGTGATCATGCACATTGATATGGATTGTTTCTTTGTTTCTGTTGGTCTACGAAACAGACCTGACCTTCGTGGGAAACCCATTGCTGTAACTCACTCTAAAGGTGGGCAAGGAAGACCTAAACGGCCAGGTGTTGACAGAAGCACAGAATTTGGTCTGTACAAACAGAAACAAATGAAAAAGCTTGGCATAGCAACTGGAAAGCCAGAAGATGAGATTGTATTTGAGACCAGGGTGGATAACATTACTGATGAGGATGATAAGTATGGTTCCATGAGTGAAATAGCCTCTTGTTCCTATGAAGCTCGAGCTAAAGGCATTAAAAATGGCATGTTTATGGGTGCAGCCCTGCGATTGTGTCCAAATTTGGAAACTATACCCTATGATTTTGATGGATACAAAGAAGTTGCTTATACTTTGTACAATACTATTGCACAGTATACTTTAGATATAGAAGCTGTGTCCTGTGATGAGATGTATGTGGATTGCACTGAGTTACTAGCAGATATGAATGTAAATGTGCAAAGTTTTGCTTCAATGCTGAGGGAGGAAATTAAACGTAAGACAGGATGTCCATGTTCCACTGGATTTGGAGGTAATAGGTTACAAGCCAGACTGGCTACTAAGAAAGCAAAACCAGATGGTCAGTTCTTTCTCACAGAGGATCTGGTTGaagattttatatttgaaatcaaACTAAGTGATTTACCTGGTGTTGGTAGACAGACCGCACAGAAATTGGAATCATTAGGCCATGTGACATGTGGTTCACTTCAAACTTTAACATTAGCTACACTCAAATGCCAGCTAGGAATTAAGACTGGTGCTCAATTATTTGACCAATGTCGTGGACGGGATCCAACTCCTTTAACTTTCCACACTGTAAGGAAATCAGTCTCTGCAGAAGTAAACTATGGAATAagatttgaaaatgaaaatcagtgtatagaatttttaaaacaattgtcAGCAGAAGTGCACTCTAGAATGCAGCAATTTAAAGTTATAGGAAAATGTATAACCCTGAAATTGATGGTTAGAGATGAAGAAGCCCCTGTAGAAACTGCCAAGTTCATGGGACATGGTTTTTgcaatgttattaataaatcaacttCATTGAGCACTGCAACAAACGATGTTGAGATTATAACTAGAGAAGTCATCTCAATTTGCAAGAAACAAAATATAGATCCTAAGGAAATGAGGGGTATTGGAATACAAGTCACAAAGCTTGAacttattaatagtaaaccatcAAAGGGATCGATAAGCAAGTTTTtgacaaataataaagttgtcAAAAAAGAAACTGAGGTGAAATCGGAACTAAATACTGATTCCAAAATGTTCGAGGTTGCAGAATCCATCAAAAAACCGGTAACCAATGAATCTTACGGTTCTACTTCGCCTAAGAAATCACCAGTTGCTAAAAGAAGGGGTCGGCCGCCAAAAAGCATGAAAACTCAGCTATCCTCTACAAAAAATGCTATGAGCAAATTCCTTCAAGGCCAAAATGTGACAAGAGACTTGCCATATAAAGACCCGATGATAAGAGATGTTCCCAAAGAAGTACCACACAATATAGAACAGCCTAGACCTAAAGGCTTGATAGGACTACCTTGGGACAAAGTTAGGGAACTGCTAAGAGCATGGCTTGAGAGTGGACAGAGCCCACTTCAATGTGATGTTGATATGATTGTTGCTTATTTACAGGAAATGGTAGTTAACAAGAATACAGAAAAgctatttgttttaatgaattttctAAGAAGAATGACCAAAGAAATTGGACGCAATGATTGGCTAAAAGTATATGATCATGTAACAGAACAAGTACAAAATGCTATGATAGCTGTTTATGGTAAAAGATTGTTTATAtcagattaa